A genomic segment from Littorina saxatilis isolate snail1 unplaced genomic scaffold, US_GU_Lsax_2.0 scaffold_568, whole genome shotgun sequence encodes:
- the LOC138957106 gene encoding uncharacterized protein, whose amino-acid sequence MTELLTLLCYGHIKDTEAIMNVYNDCKNLAAQEVRFKYRMTHEGMLIHRVIFVATCEDSLPEQLMKCVRSVVKPSHDSPQEREIPLFGVLTKKDKVNMDDPEFKKKREDFKTSLGLTEPRLLVCTNYCDKIDPNKERLEKLRPDLDLPKVKFFQQVCSGAMPVACDDDTLNVPGPLYAIKKKVADMGSIPMSFLASVVAAFVAYIAGILLLPSVGQDYGELREACLSGRVNDTAVCNDVPGERSPQHFWSLIAAVFVGLFVMIKSLMAYK is encoded by the exons GACACTGAGGCCATAATGAATGTGTACAATGATTGCAAAAACCTTGCGGCGCAGGAAGTACGCTTCAAATACAGGATGACCCACGAAGGCATGCTCATACACCGGGTCATCTTTGTAGCTACCTGTGAAGACAGCTTGCCAGAACAGCTGATGAAATGCGTACGAAGTGTTGTCAAACCATCGCATGACAGCCCACAGGAAAGAG AAATACCTCTTTTTGGAGTGCTGACAAAGAAGGACAAGGTGAACATGGATGACCCTGAATTTAAGAAAAAGAGGGAGGACTTCAAGACGAGTCTGGGACTCACTGAGCCTCGTCTTCTCGTCTGCACCAACTACTGTGACAAAATTGACCCCAATAAGGAGAGGCTGGAAAAGCTGAGACCTGACCTAGACTTGCCTAAAGTAAAGTTCTTCCAACAG GTGTGCAGCGGAGCCATGCCGGTGGCGTGCGATGATGACACCCTGAACGTTCCAGGACCACTCTACGCAATCAAGAAAAAAGTGGCGGACATGGGATCCATACCAATGAGTTTCCTCGCGTCAGTTGTCGCAGCCTTCGTTGCGTATATTGCTGGTATCCTGCTGCTGCCTTCAGTGGGGCAAGATTACGGGGAACTCCGCGAAGCATGTCTCTCTGGTCGCGTCAACGACACGGCAGTGTGCAACGACGTGCCCGGTGAAAGGAGCCCACAGCATTTTTGGTCGTTGATTGCAGCAGTTTTCGTGGGGCTTTTTGTTATGATCAAAAGCCTAATGGCCTACAAATAG